From a single Ciconia boyciana chromosome 4, ASM3463844v1, whole genome shotgun sequence genomic region:
- the CREB3 gene encoding cyclic AMP-responsive element-binding protein 3 isoform X5: MSCPEELAALADEDLLDFLMKGDAPCPEIPGEENGLLEDWGLPEPELLNEEMDDFISSLLSPFEDELGMLQGYSPADSDSSISEDQNLSHSPGSGFAGSPQNSDVVQFDHNYSLHQDWPVLESVRSEMAENVSIDLETWMGLEGTSEVLEQSSSFPIAVAVDAGPQLVPGATMQSDFPELVLTEEERQLLEKEGVSLPTCLPLTKAEERLLKKVRRKIRNKQSAQDSRRRKKIYVDGLENRVAACMAQNHELQKKVQLLQKQNMSLLEQLWKLQALVRQSTTKTTTASTCIMVLVLSFCLILSPSLYSFGSRAPQPELRGVCISSVGVRQWTRNMSLSGQNILLSPRAWPRRLHTAPPSEQYLLRVSTPSSPGVTDV; the protein is encoded by the exons ATGTCGTGTCCAGAGGAATTGGCTGCCCTGGCAGATGAGGACCTGCTTGACTTCCTCATGAAGGGTGATGCTCCCTGCCCTGAAATCCCAGGGGAGGAGAATGGTCTGCTGGAAGACTGGGGCCTGCCAGAGCCTGAG ctcctgaaCGAGGAGATGGATGACTTCATCAGCTCCCTGCTGAGCCCCTTTGAAGATGAACTAGGCATGCTGCAGGGTTATTCGCCTGCTGACAgtgacagcagcatttctgaggATCAGAATCTGTCCCATAGCCCTGGCAGTGGCTTTGCCGGCAGCCCTCAGAACTCAGACGTTGTGCAGTTTGATCACAACTATTCCCTCCATCAGGATTGGCCTGTGCTTGAAAGTGTGAGATctgaaatggcagaaaatgtttccattgaCCTTG agaCATGGATGGGTTTGGAAGGCACAAGTGAGGTGCTGGAACAGAGTTCCAGTTTCCCCATTGCTGTTGCTGTGGACGCTGGACCCCAGCTTGTGCCCGGAGCCACCATGCAG tCTGACTTCCCAGAGCTGGTCctgacagaggaggagaggcagctcCTGGAGAAAGAAGGTGTTTCATTACCAACCTGTCTGCCACTGACCAAA GCTGAAGAGCGGCTTCTGAAGAAAGTGCGTCGGAAGATCCGGAACAAGCAGTCAGCCCAAGATAGTCGTCGCAGGAAGAAGATCTACGTGGATGGCCTGGAAAACAG GGTGGCAGCCTGCATGGCTCAGAACCACGAGCTGCAGAAGAaggtgcagctgctgcagaagcagaacaT gtCACTGCTTGAGCAGCTGTGGAAACTGCAGGCCTTGGTGAGACAGTCCACCACCAAAACTACCACAGCAAGCACCTGCATCATG GTCCTGGTCCTGTCCTTCTGCCtcattctctcccccagcctctACTCATTTGGGAGCAGAGCGCCACAGCCGGAGCTCAGAG GTGTCTGCATCAGCAGCGTGGGAGTGCGCCAATGGACCAGAAACATGAGCCTTTCGGGGCAAAATATTCTGCTCAGCCCTCG agcctggccgcggcgtctccacaccgctccaccctccgaacagtaccttcttagagtcagtacaccaagctcccctggcgtcactgacgtctaa
- the LOC140651176 gene encoding avidin-like: MGSGTFAMVLTLAAHVTPVERKCLLSESWQSDTSRRMVVSVLSEDGSFSSSYLPGPAASDPEILTSLLEGSQQDAGLVSQPTFSFIVRWQHRDSERDRTTTFLGQRYVGTNGEETLHTLWLLQEVAEGPAEDWKATR; encoded by the exons ATGGGGAGCGGCACTTTCGCCATGGTCCTCACCCTGGCTGCGCACGTCACCCCTGTGGAGAGGAAG TGCCTCCTCTCCGAGTCCTGGCAGAGTGACACCAGCCGCCGGATGGTTGTGTCCGTCCTCAGCGAGGATGGCAGCTTCTCCAGTTCCTACTTGCCGGGGCCTGCGGCCAGTGACCCCGAAATCCTCACCTCGCTGCTGGAGGGGTCCCAGCAGGATGCGGGGCTGGTCTCACAGCCCACCTTCTCTTTCATTGTGCGCTGGCAGCACCGAG ACTCAGAGAGAGACCGGACAACCACCTTCCTGGGCCAGCGCTATGTGGGCACCAACGGGGAAGAGACCCTGCACACCCTGTGGCTCCTGCAAGAGGTGGCTGAGGGCCCTGCTGAGGACTGGAAAGCTACCCGATGA
- the CREB3 gene encoding cyclic AMP-responsive element-binding protein 3 isoform X1: MSCPEELAALADEDLLDFLMKGDAPCPEIPGEENGLLEDWGLPEPELLNEEMDDFISSLLSPFEDELGMLQGYSPADSDSSISEDQNLSHSPGSGFAGSPQNSDVVQFDHNYSLHQDWPVLESVRSEMAENVSIDLETWMGLEGTSEVLEQSSSFPIAVAVDAGPQLVPGATMQSDFPELVLTEEERQLLEKEGVSLPTCLPLTKAEERLLKKVRRKIRNKQSAQDSRRRKKIYVDGLENRVAACMAQNHELQKKVQLLQKQNMSLLEQLWKLQALVRQSTTKTTTASTCIMVLVLSFCLILSPSLYSFGSRAPQPELRVLSWRIHEFPNQVRQAAPDVQEEAALERLSPDPEDPSLLGSFNWSWEEGQSPPKSNPRSAFNSNSSSDPPAAAGSELGPPQPQEQRSQNDPLHTAVPAAWKAKRQEWVECTASVVIQQHRADEM; this comes from the exons ATGTCGTGTCCAGAGGAATTGGCTGCCCTGGCAGATGAGGACCTGCTTGACTTCCTCATGAAGGGTGATGCTCCCTGCCCTGAAATCCCAGGGGAGGAGAATGGTCTGCTGGAAGACTGGGGCCTGCCAGAGCCTGAG ctcctgaaCGAGGAGATGGATGACTTCATCAGCTCCCTGCTGAGCCCCTTTGAAGATGAACTAGGCATGCTGCAGGGTTATTCGCCTGCTGACAgtgacagcagcatttctgaggATCAGAATCTGTCCCATAGCCCTGGCAGTGGCTTTGCCGGCAGCCCTCAGAACTCAGACGTTGTGCAGTTTGATCACAACTATTCCCTCCATCAGGATTGGCCTGTGCTTGAAAGTGTGAGATctgaaatggcagaaaatgtttccattgaCCTTG agaCATGGATGGGTTTGGAAGGCACAAGTGAGGTGCTGGAACAGAGTTCCAGTTTCCCCATTGCTGTTGCTGTGGACGCTGGACCCCAGCTTGTGCCCGGAGCCACCATGCAG tCTGACTTCCCAGAGCTGGTCctgacagaggaggagaggcagctcCTGGAGAAAGAAGGTGTTTCATTACCAACCTGTCTGCCACTGACCAAA GCTGAAGAGCGGCTTCTGAAGAAAGTGCGTCGGAAGATCCGGAACAAGCAGTCAGCCCAAGATAGTCGTCGCAGGAAGAAGATCTACGTGGATGGCCTGGAAAACAG GGTGGCAGCCTGCATGGCTCAGAACCACGAGCTGCAGAAGAaggtgcagctgctgcagaagcagaacaT gtCACTGCTTGAGCAGCTGTGGAAACTGCAGGCCTTGGTGAGACAGTCCACCACCAAAACTACCACAGCAAGCACCTGCATCATG GTCCTGGTCCTGTCCTTCTGCCtcattctctcccccagcctctACTCATTTGGGAGCAGAGCGCCACAGCCGGAGCTCAGAG TGCTGTCATGGCGGATCCATGAGTTCCCAAACCAGGTTAGGCAGGCAGCACCTGATGTGCAGGAGGAAGCTGCACTGGAGAGGCTCAGCCCAGACCCTGAGGACCCCTCGTTGTTGGGCAGCTTCAATTGGTCATGGGAAGAGGGACAGAGTCCACCCAAGTCCAATCCCAGATCTGCTTTCAACAGCAACTCATCCTCCgaccctccagcagcagcaggctctgaGCTGGGCCCTCCCCAGCCTCAGGAGCAGCGCTCACAGAATGACCCTTTGCACACGGCGGTGCCGGCAGCATGGAAAGCCAAGAGGCAGGAGTGGGTGGAATGCACTGCCAGCGTTGTCATCCAGCAGCACCGTGCCGATGAGATGTGA
- the CREB3 gene encoding cyclic AMP-responsive element-binding protein 3 isoform X6 translates to MSCPEELAALADEDLLDFLMKGDAPCPEIPGEENGLLEDWGLPEPELLNEEMDDFISSLLSPFEDELGMLQGYSPADSDSSISEDQNLSHSPGSGFAGSPQNSDVVQFDHNYSLHQDWPVLESVRSEMAENVSIDLETWMGLEGTSEVLEQSSSFPIAVAVDAGPQLVPGATMQSDFPELVLTEEERQLLEKEGVSLPTCLPLTKAEERLLKKVRRKIRNKQSAQDSRRRKKIYVDGLENRVAACMAQNHELQKKVQLLQKQNMSLLEQLWKLQALVRQSTTKTTTASTCIMVLVLSFCLILSPSLYSFGSRAPQPELRGVCISSVGVRQWTRNMSLSGQNILLSPRASASRLQDGPAAGQS, encoded by the exons ATGTCGTGTCCAGAGGAATTGGCTGCCCTGGCAGATGAGGACCTGCTTGACTTCCTCATGAAGGGTGATGCTCCCTGCCCTGAAATCCCAGGGGAGGAGAATGGTCTGCTGGAAGACTGGGGCCTGCCAGAGCCTGAG ctcctgaaCGAGGAGATGGATGACTTCATCAGCTCCCTGCTGAGCCCCTTTGAAGATGAACTAGGCATGCTGCAGGGTTATTCGCCTGCTGACAgtgacagcagcatttctgaggATCAGAATCTGTCCCATAGCCCTGGCAGTGGCTTTGCCGGCAGCCCTCAGAACTCAGACGTTGTGCAGTTTGATCACAACTATTCCCTCCATCAGGATTGGCCTGTGCTTGAAAGTGTGAGATctgaaatggcagaaaatgtttccattgaCCTTG agaCATGGATGGGTTTGGAAGGCACAAGTGAGGTGCTGGAACAGAGTTCCAGTTTCCCCATTGCTGTTGCTGTGGACGCTGGACCCCAGCTTGTGCCCGGAGCCACCATGCAG tCTGACTTCCCAGAGCTGGTCctgacagaggaggagaggcagctcCTGGAGAAAGAAGGTGTTTCATTACCAACCTGTCTGCCACTGACCAAA GCTGAAGAGCGGCTTCTGAAGAAAGTGCGTCGGAAGATCCGGAACAAGCAGTCAGCCCAAGATAGTCGTCGCAGGAAGAAGATCTACGTGGATGGCCTGGAAAACAG GGTGGCAGCCTGCATGGCTCAGAACCACGAGCTGCAGAAGAaggtgcagctgctgcagaagcagaacaT gtCACTGCTTGAGCAGCTGTGGAAACTGCAGGCCTTGGTGAGACAGTCCACCACCAAAACTACCACAGCAAGCACCTGCATCATG GTCCTGGTCCTGTCCTTCTGCCtcattctctcccccagcctctACTCATTTGGGAGCAGAGCGCCACAGCCGGAGCTCAGAG GTGTCTGCATCAGCAGCGTGGGAGTGCGCCAATGGACCAGAAACATGAGCCTTTCGGGGCAAAATATTCTGCTCAGCCCTCG